In Desulfomonile tiedjei DSM 6799, a genomic segment contains:
- the pstC gene encoding phosphate ABC transporter permease subunit PstC: MLGRHLVRVIVDEESISSPPTKAEMWSDTGFHYLTWGCTAAVILLLFIILWEIGGKAIPAMREYGLSFLVNTTWDANKAHFGILPHIWGTLYSSLLALLIGGFAGIVIAIFLTQDFMPPTLQVVFKNIIELLAAIPSVVYGLWGIFVLIPLVRPVTDFLYDKLNWIPFFSTSLAGPGMLPAALVLAIMILPTVAAISQDSLLAIPHKVKEAAYGMGTTRWQAILRVMLPTASHGIFGALVLGLGRALGETMALAMLVGNSNQISLSLFSPANTLAALLALNFPEAGTVETQALMYAAIVLLVITLVVNVIGQAIITLTSQHRS, translated from the coding sequence ATGCTTGGAAGACATCTTGTACGAGTAATTGTTGACGAAGAGTCTATTTCATCTCCTCCCACGAAAGCCGAAATGTGGTCAGACACCGGTTTTCATTATTTAACGTGGGGATGTACTGCGGCCGTTATCCTGCTGCTCTTCATCATCCTGTGGGAGATAGGGGGGAAAGCGATCCCTGCGATGCGGGAATATGGTCTGAGTTTCCTGGTAAACACAACGTGGGATGCCAACAAAGCCCATTTCGGCATTCTGCCTCACATCTGGGGAACACTGTACAGTTCGCTTTTGGCGCTCTTGATAGGCGGATTTGCCGGTATTGTCATAGCAATTTTTCTGACTCAGGATTTCATGCCTCCCACTCTTCAAGTCGTATTCAAGAATATCATTGAATTGCTGGCTGCTATCCCCAGTGTTGTGTACGGATTGTGGGGCATTTTTGTTCTGATTCCTCTCGTGAGGCCTGTAACTGATTTTCTGTACGACAAGCTGAACTGGATTCCCTTCTTCAGCACTTCTCTGGCCGGTCCGGGAATGCTCCCAGCAGCGCTGGTGCTTGCCATTATGATCTTGCCCACTGTCGCGGCGATCTCGCAGGATTCCCTGCTGGCCATTCCCCACAAAGTGAAAGAAGCTGCGTACGGCATGGGAACGACACGTTGGCAGGCGATCCTGAGAGTCATGCTTCCGACGGCATCTCACGGCATTTTCGGCGCACTGGTGCTTGGACTGGGTAGGGCTTTGGGTGAGACCATGGCACTGGCCATGCTGGTTGGAAATTCAAATCAGATCAGTCTGTCTCTCTTTTCTCCTGCGAACACGCTCGCTGCACTCCTTGCGTTGAACTTTCCGGAAGCGGGAACCGTTGAGACGCAGGCTCTGATGTATGCAGCTATTGTCCTTCTGGTCATCACCCTTGTAGTCAATGTTATCGGTCAGGCCATAATCACACTGACCAGCCAACATCGGAGCTGA
- a CDS encoding PAS domain-containing sensor histidine kinase codes for MNHSLFHEEEETIRTAEELIECLAPSDDAWPSHYRNLLDKYRKLLSQSMRLTNIGDIMQSQLRNLNDQLRQAEEKYRLIFENAPIGVIHFDHHGAVTACNSNFAHVIGASREDVIRLNLFADLKDRHAIAAIRKTLSGEDSHYEDYYTSVLGNKTSAIKCEFAPMVSQDGSVVGGIGLLEDVTERKRAEEALRESEERHRRVFENIQDVYMETLLNGTVVEVSPSVETVLGFSREELVGSSILSIYHVPEERQLLIAKLSEDGAVSDHELSLKCKDGRVTQCSTNARLIHDESTDCWHICGVIRDISERKRTEDILRATFQRFYTMLSGLHSGVLLVSEEGKIEFANQAFCDMFDLDDVPSGLHGLSPSEMIQKIRDSYAPPAEAVARIQEIVAQQRPVKAEEVAMSDGRTYLRDFVPIFIDGNRYGQLWHHQDITERKKAEDQIKASLIEKEVLLRELHHRVKNNFQMIAGLLILQADHIADEDHRASLREAEARVLAMARVHEKLYQSDDLGKIRMDEYLSELAEDLIGFQSDEDTRIALTTKMQPVVFDIDNAIPCGLILTELVTNALKHAFPKGGEGVIEITLRRISGNEYQLVVRDDGVGFPENYTVEKSVSLGLKLVQAFAKRFRGEITLEGCRGAEVRIDLKHD; via the coding sequence ATGAATCACAGTCTTTTCCACGAAGAAGAGGAAACCATACGAACAGCCGAAGAACTCATTGAATGCTTGGCTCCTTCGGATGACGCATGGCCGTCACACTATCGGAACCTCTTGGACAAATACAGGAAGCTGCTCAGCCAATCAATGCGCTTGACCAACATCGGTGATATCATGCAAAGCCAACTCCGTAATTTGAACGACCAGTTAAGGCAGGCTGAGGAGAAGTACAGGCTAATTTTTGAAAATGCCCCGATCGGGGTCATCCATTTCGACCACCACGGAGCAGTCACAGCTTGTAACAGCAATTTCGCACATGTGATCGGCGCTTCGAGAGAAGATGTCATCAGACTGAATCTGTTTGCAGACTTGAAAGATCGGCACGCCATTGCTGCAATTAGGAAGACTCTCTCCGGTGAAGACAGCCATTACGAAGATTACTACACGTCCGTCCTGGGAAATAAGACTTCAGCGATCAAGTGCGAGTTTGCCCCGATGGTGTCTCAAGACGGATCAGTGGTCGGAGGAATCGGACTGCTCGAAGATGTCACGGAACGGAAAAGAGCGGAAGAAGCGCTTAGGGAGAGTGAAGAGAGACACCGGCGAGTCTTTGAAAACATTCAGGATGTTTATATGGAAACCCTTCTCAACGGCACAGTGGTGGAAGTCAGTCCATCAGTCGAGACCGTCCTTGGTTTCTCAAGAGAGGAATTAGTGGGCTCATCGATTTTGAGCATCTATCATGTTCCTGAGGAAAGACAATTGCTCATTGCCAAGCTCTCTGAAGATGGAGCGGTCTCGGACCATGAGCTTTCTCTCAAGTGCAAGGATGGAAGAGTGACACAGTGTTCTACTAACGCTCGGCTCATTCACGATGAATCTACTGATTGTTGGCACATTTGCGGCGTCATAAGAGACATAAGTGAGCGCAAGCGGACGGAAGATATTCTAAGAGCTACGTTCCAACGATTCTACACTATGCTTTCAGGCTTGCATTCTGGAGTGCTGCTCGTGTCAGAAGAAGGCAAGATCGAGTTTGCCAATCAAGCTTTCTGTGACATGTTCGATTTGGACGATGTTCCCAGCGGCCTGCATGGGCTGTCGCCGAGCGAAATGATTCAAAAAATCCGGGATTCTTACGCCCCGCCTGCCGAAGCCGTCGCTCGCATACAGGAGATTGTTGCTCAGCAACGCCCGGTAAAGGCTGAGGAAGTCGCTATGAGCGATGGACGGACCTATCTACGAGATTTCGTTCCTATATTCATCGACGGGAACCGCTATGGCCAGTTGTGGCATCACCAGGACATCACAGAACGCAAGAAAGCCGAGGACCAGATCAAGGCTTCCCTTATAGAGAAAGAAGTGCTTCTCAGGGAACTACATCACAGGGTCAAAAACAACTTTCAAATGATTGCGGGGCTCCTCATTCTTCAGGCCGACCACATTGCTGACGAGGACCATAGGGCGAGCCTCAGAGAGGCGGAGGCACGCGTTCTTGCGATGGCTCGTGTCCATGAGAAACTATACCAATCGGATGATCTGGGCAAAATCAGAATGGACGAATATTTGTCGGAACTCGCGGAGGACCTAATCGGCTTCCAAAGTGACGAAGATACTAGAATAGCACTTACAACAAAAATGCAGCCAGTAGTATTCGATATTGATAATGCTATTCCGTGCGGCCTTATCCTAACGGAGCTCGTGACAAACGCTCTGAAGCACGCCTTCCCCAAAGGGGGCGAAGGTGTCATAGAAATAACTCTGCGGAGGATCTCAGGGAACGAGTATCAGTTGGTTGTGCGTGATGATGGTGTAGGGTTTCCCGAGAATTACACCGTGGAAAAGAGTGTTTCATTGGGTCTTAAGCTCGTACAGGCTTTCGCCAAAAGATTTCGAGGCGAAATTACTTTGGAAGGATGCCGGGGGGCTGAAGTCCGAATAGACCTCAAGCATGACTAA
- the pstS gene encoding phosphate ABC transporter substrate-binding protein PstS: MKKMVGKQFSTVLTVISCFIVILFAGSAIADVRLTGSGATFPFPIYSTWFKQYNQAYKDVQINYQGKGSGAGIKDFINHTVDFAGSDAAMTDEEIAQVKEGVQLLPMTAGSIVIAYNLPGLSQPLKLSREVYPKIFMAQIKKWNDPLIGKENPGVKLPDLDITVVRRADASGTTFVFTKHLSAISEEWSKGPGFGTTVKWPDSDKIVAAPKNDGVTATIRQTPGGIGYIEYGYAILTKAPTALLQNKAGKYVAATPETGAASLSKVQLPEDMRAWLPDPDGDDSYPIVTYTWMMFYKKYEDPKKAEICRKVVEYCLTEGQKNSEKLGYIPLPDNVIKEVIKASNNIK; this comes from the coding sequence ATGAAGAAAATGGTGGGCAAGCAGTTCTCTACTGTCTTGACAGTAATCTCGTGTTTTATCGTAATATTGTTTGCCGGTTCGGCAATTGCCGACGTTCGATTGACCGGTTCCGGTGCCACATTTCCGTTTCCTATCTATTCGACATGGTTCAAACAATACAATCAGGCCTATAAGGATGTCCAGATCAATTACCAGGGCAAAGGGAGCGGGGCAGGAATCAAAGATTTCATAAATCACACTGTAGATTTTGCCGGCAGTGATGCTGCCATGACAGACGAGGAAATTGCCCAGGTAAAAGAAGGAGTCCAGTTGCTTCCCATGACCGCAGGAAGCATTGTAATAGCCTATAATCTTCCGGGCCTTTCACAGCCTCTGAAACTGAGCCGTGAAGTGTACCCCAAGATTTTTATGGCGCAGATCAAGAAGTGGAACGATCCCTTGATAGGCAAGGAAAATCCGGGAGTAAAGCTGCCCGACCTGGATATTACCGTCGTTCGAAGGGCTGACGCCAGCGGCACTACATTCGTTTTCACCAAACATTTGAGCGCCATCAGCGAAGAGTGGTCGAAAGGTCCAGGGTTCGGTACCACCGTAAAGTGGCCCGACAGCGACAAGATTGTGGCCGCTCCCAAGAACGACGGTGTCACCGCAACCATACGACAGACCCCGGGAGGAATCGGGTACATAGAATACGGCTATGCCATTTTGACCAAAGCGCCTACGGCTCTCCTCCAAAATAAAGCCGGCAAGTACGTGGCAGCGACCCCTGAGACCGGAGCCGCTTCTCTGTCGAAAGTGCAACTCCCGGAAGACATGCGTGCCTGGTTGCCGGATCCGGATGGTGATGACTCTTATCCCATTGTCACCTACACCTGGATGATGTTTTACAAGAAATATGAAGACCCCAAGAAGGCTGAAATTTGTCGCAAAGTCGTTGAATATTGTTTGACGGAAGGGCAGAAGAATTCCGAAAAATTGGGCTACATTCCTTTGCCGGACAACGTTATTAAAGAGGTCATAAAAGCGTCGAACAACATAAAGTGA
- the pstA gene encoding phosphate ABC transporter permease PstA yields MSPTQPLRQETAEIQLPKLERSFFERSSMISALLSLGTWILAIIACVPLFSVLIMLIIRGGTRLSWETLSSLPPTAFEMGGGFGNAIIGTIVMVGIGMLISVPLGIMAAIFLAEFGPDSRISQVARFCAKTLTGLPSILAGVFAYAAVVLVTGTYSAPAGGIALSLLMIPTVMLTAEEAMKMVPRIMKDAAHGMGCTPSQVVWKVVVPTAMPGIITGVMLAVARAAGETAPLLFTALFSSYWLFEGGVDVMQPTASLAVLIYNFSGMPYENQIELAWTASLVLVTLVLVLNIISRTIGQRKEQMVTMLLVVKRVIGRQGNNKGAVK; encoded by the coding sequence ATGAGCCCTACGCAACCTCTACGACAAGAAACAGCGGAGATACAATTGCCGAAATTAGAGCGCTCCTTTTTTGAGAGGAGTTCTATGATCAGCGCTCTCCTTAGCCTGGGGACGTGGATCCTCGCAATAATAGCGTGCGTACCGCTTTTTTCCGTTCTTATCATGCTGATCATTCGCGGGGGAACGAGACTGAGCTGGGAAACCCTTAGCTCTTTACCCCCCACAGCCTTTGAGATGGGCGGCGGATTCGGCAATGCTATTATCGGAACAATAGTTATGGTCGGTATAGGAATGCTTATAAGCGTGCCTCTGGGCATAATGGCGGCAATATTTCTTGCAGAATTTGGCCCTGATAGCCGCATCTCACAAGTGGCACGGTTTTGCGCCAAGACACTGACCGGTTTGCCGTCAATCCTTGCAGGCGTTTTCGCCTACGCAGCGGTTGTCCTCGTGACAGGAACGTATTCCGCACCGGCTGGTGGCATTGCTCTTTCGTTGCTTATGATCCCGACTGTAATGCTGACTGCCGAAGAAGCCATGAAAATGGTCCCTCGGATCATGAAGGACGCTGCACACGGTATGGGATGCACACCAAGCCAGGTGGTATGGAAAGTAGTCGTTCCAACTGCTATGCCGGGGATTATCACAGGGGTAATGCTTGCAGTCGCGAGGGCGGCCGGCGAGACAGCACCGTTGCTGTTCACTGCTTTGTTCAGCAGTTACTGGTTGTTCGAGGGGGGGGTTGATGTGATGCAACCTACGGCATCTCTTGCAGTATTAATCTACAATTTTTCCGGCATGCCGTACGAGAATCAAATCGAACTCGCCTGGACCGCTTCGCTAGTGCTCGTTACTCTCGTTCTCGTCCTCAACATCATCAGCCGTACAATCGGCCAACGCAAAGAACAAATGGTAACCATGTTGCTCGTTGTGAAAAGAGTCATAGGGCGGCAGGGGAATAATAAAGGAGCTGTAAAATGA
- the pstS gene encoding phosphate ABC transporter substrate-binding protein PstS, translated as MIARSQSIIIVMTLIALFLVACGQNAPETTKPQAEVQISGAGATFPAPLYRKWIEEYQKNNPDKAIFYESVGSGEGTKRFLKEQVDFGASDAAMSDEEMTKVNRGVKLIPATAGIIVLAYNLKGLNGILRLPRDVYVGIFAGTIKTWNDPRIQQANPGLSLPAASIILVTRVDSSGTTFAFTNHLSAVSKEWRDRGPGVSKLVNWPPNAMAARGNEGVAGRIKMSDGAIGYVEYGFAQRAGLAFALVENKSGKFVEPLPSNGQAALMNSAEHMPANLRMFLPDPTGENSYPIVTYTWLMLYETYSDGAKGGLVKNFVHWALDEGQHYSEALGFCSLPTRIVGLATKAVDEVR; from the coding sequence ATGATTGCTCGGTCACAGTCCATTATTATTGTAATGACACTAATAGCATTGTTCCTCGTTGCCTGTGGGCAGAACGCTCCGGAAACTACGAAACCTCAGGCTGAAGTACAGATTTCCGGAGCTGGCGCGACATTTCCGGCCCCCCTTTACCGTAAATGGATCGAGGAATATCAGAAGAACAATCCTGATAAAGCCATTTTTTATGAATCTGTCGGCAGCGGAGAAGGAACCAAAAGGTTTCTCAAGGAACAGGTGGATTTCGGTGCAAGCGATGCAGCTATGTCCGATGAAGAAATGACCAAGGTCAACAGGGGAGTCAAACTGATCCCCGCTACTGCGGGCATTATCGTACTCGCATATAATCTGAAAGGCCTCAACGGCATACTCAGGCTTCCGCGAGATGTGTATGTAGGTATTTTTGCAGGCACGATCAAGACCTGGAACGATCCTCGAATACAGCAAGCGAATCCAGGCCTGAGCCTTCCGGCCGCGAGCATCATCCTCGTCACGCGAGTGGACAGCAGTGGGACTACGTTTGCTTTTACCAACCACCTCAGTGCCGTGAGCAAGGAATGGCGCGACCGTGGTCCCGGCGTCAGCAAGCTCGTGAATTGGCCGCCCAATGCCATGGCCGCACGCGGCAACGAAGGGGTTGCAGGCCGAATCAAGATGAGTGATGGAGCCATAGGCTACGTTGAATACGGATTCGCGCAGCGAGCCGGCCTGGCCTTTGCCTTGGTAGAGAACAAGTCCGGTAAGTTTGTTGAGCCCCTGCCATCAAATGGGCAGGCAGCCCTGATGAACTCTGCAGAGCACATGCCTGCTAACCTGCGCATGTTTCTGCCGGACCCTACGGGTGAGAATTCCTATCCCATAGTGACATATACTTGGTTAATGCTCTACGAAACCTACTCTGACGGAGCAAAAGGGGGGCTGGTGAAGAATTTTGTACACTGGGCCCTGGATGAGGGACAGCACTACAGTGAGGCGCTCGGATTCTGCAGTCTGCCGACCCGTATAGTGGGACTTGCGACCAAAGCAGTTGATGAGGTCCGTTGA
- a CDS encoding DUF1987 domain-containing protein: MNHLILDATKSTPSVHFDAATGVLELKGKSYPENAARYYEPILQWVNECLNECEDKGIVLNLEMIYLNSSSSKAFLNLFDMLDRFAKKGRKVVINWRYLEDNDTALECGEEFMEDLEAVTFNLVKIENE; the protein is encoded by the coding sequence GTGAACCATCTCATTCTAGATGCAACAAAATCTACACCTTCTGTGCACTTTGATGCGGCGACCGGCGTACTCGAGCTGAAAGGTAAATCCTATCCGGAGAACGCCGCTAGATATTACGAACCTATTCTGCAATGGGTGAATGAATGCCTGAATGAGTGCGAAGACAAGGGGATCGTATTAAACCTGGAAATGATTTATTTGAACAGCAGCAGTTCCAAGGCCTTCCTCAACTTGTTCGATATGCTGGATCGATTCGCCAAGAAAGGCAGAAAGGTGGTGATCAACTGGCGCTATCTTGAAGACAACGATACCGCGCTGGAATGTGGGGAAGAATTCATGGAAGACTTGGAAGCAGTCACCTTCAATCTCGTGAAAATCGAGAACGAATAA
- the pstB gene encoding phosphate ABC transporter ATP-binding protein PstB: protein MKANGKSQQHGATLSPIGGQNEVAIKCKIDELYYGDFLAVRDSEINIGSRKITGFIGPSGCGKSTVLRCINRMNDLIRSFRFKGELLFHGQDIYAPQIDPVAVRRYIGMVFQQPNPFAMSIYENVAFGLRLNRFKGVMDEKVENALTRAGLWNEVKDKLRNGGLSLSGGQQQRLCIARAIATEPSVLLMDEPCSALDPIATRVIEELMLELKEKYTIAIVTHNMQQAMRVADETAFFSVDISKAGRTGFLVENGPTEQIFNDPQEELTKEYVSGQFS, encoded by the coding sequence ATGAAGGCCAACGGGAAATCCCAACAGCATGGAGCGACTCTGTCGCCGATTGGCGGTCAAAATGAAGTCGCAATTAAATGCAAAATTGATGAACTGTACTATGGCGATTTTCTTGCGGTTCGCGACAGCGAGATAAATATAGGATCTCGAAAGATCACCGGATTCATCGGCCCTTCCGGATGCGGGAAGAGTACGGTGCTTCGATGCATCAACCGCATGAACGATCTCATACGTTCTTTTCGCTTCAAGGGCGAACTGCTCTTTCACGGTCAGGACATTTACGCGCCTCAGATCGATCCTGTAGCGGTTCGCCGGTACATAGGCATGGTGTTCCAGCAGCCCAATCCGTTCGCCATGAGTATTTACGAAAACGTGGCATTTGGGCTCAGGCTGAATCGTTTCAAGGGCGTCATGGATGAAAAGGTGGAAAACGCCTTAACACGTGCCGGACTCTGGAACGAAGTAAAGGACAAACTGCGGAACGGAGGGCTTTCCCTTTCCGGTGGACAGCAGCAACGCCTTTGCATTGCACGAGCAATTGCGACGGAGCCTTCTGTTTTGCTCATGGATGAGCCGTGTTCAGCTCTGGATCCGATCGCCACGCGTGTTATCGAGGAGTTAATGCTGGAACTCAAAGAAAAATACACGATTGCAATTGTTACCCACAATATGCAACAGGCAATGCGTGTAGCAGATGAGACAGCCTTTTTCTCCGTAGACATTTCCAAAGCCGGAAGGACCGGTTTTCTCGTGGAAAATGGTCCAACCGAACAGATCTTTAACGATCCTCAAGAAGAACTGACGAAGGAGTACGTGAGCGGTCAATTCAGTTAA
- a CDS encoding SiaB family protein kinase: protein MALSVHELYKSLMKEGIIFCFCGSVSQSIVEGIGETLWQRMELEGTQTSTISKVFPIFVEQMQNILSHSAEKISSEKSGGEELRFGIVTVGKSNGQFYVCCGNYVGKQSAEILAKRLEELRKMSKEELKDLYKKQRKMASGEGKSKGAGLGFIDMARRASKPLEFNLIPVDDDKFFFSMVTSI, encoded by the coding sequence AGAAGGAATAATTTTTTGCTTTTGCGGGTCGGTGTCTCAAAGCATTGTCGAAGGAATCGGGGAAACGCTTTGGCAGAGGATGGAACTTGAAGGGACGCAGACCAGCACAATCAGCAAGGTGTTTCCGATCTTCGTAGAACAAATGCAGAACATATTGAGTCATTCAGCCGAAAAAATTTCTTCAGAGAAGAGCGGCGGTGAGGAGCTTCGGTTCGGCATCGTTACAGTCGGAAAGTCAAATGGCCAGTTTTATGTTTGTTGTGGAAATTACGTTGGCAAACAAAGCGCGGAAATACTCGCTAAGCGACTCGAGGAACTTCGCAAAATGAGCAAGGAAGAGCTCAAAGACCTGTACAAAAAACAGCGTAAGATGGCATCTGGCGAAGGCAAATCCAAAGGCGCAGGGCTCGGCTTTATCGATATGGCACGACGTGCGAGCAAGCCGCTGGAATTCAACCTAATCCCTGTGGATGATGACAAATTCTTTTTCTCTATGGTGACATCGATTTGA